ATTAAGAGAGACATCGCTGTTGATCTGTCCTACAGATACTATCGTAATGAACTGACTTACAAAGATATTGAATTCTTAAAAGAAAACTTTGATATAAAGCTTGAAAAAGTTGAAGCACTCTTACAAGCTGAAATTAAATCTGTAGAGTCAAGTTTACAAGCTGAGATTAAATCTGTCAAAACTGAACTGGATAACAAAATAGATACCAAATTTAATGAACTCGATACTAAGATTGATGCTAAATTCAATGAACTTGATAATAAGATTGATACAGTTAGGAATGAATTAAAATCTGATATTTCATCTGTTAGCAATGAAATTTTTCTTGTTAGAAAAGATATGGAAATTAATAGGGTGGAGCTTGATAATAAACTTGATAAAGCCACATCTGAATTTAAGAGTACATCAAGATTACATAATTGGATGTTTGGAACCCTTATTACACTTAATATAGGAATATTTTTAACATTAATGTCCATAGTCTATTCATTGTTAAGTAAGTAAATTTAAGTTAAGTAAACCCTTTCTTTGATTATATATCAGTTATTTTTTATTACAACAATCAATCAATTTTATTAATTGTTGAGTCACACACAGTCTCTGTAATATTAAAGTATCTATGCTTTTAGTTTTTGTTTTTATTTTATTCAAAGGTTGTTAACCATTGTACTCCTGAGGTAATAAGGAGGCACGTGATAATGAAAAGAATTACTTTTTGTGCGTTATTGATGACTTTATTTTTACTTCTTAGCTGTGGAAGTGGTCAACTTCAGGCTGAGAAATTGGCTGCTGAGAGTAAGAATACTTTCTTTGATTCATTAGTTAAGATAGGTCATGGGTTTTATGAGATTTTTGGCATCTTTGGTAATGCTATTGGGGATACTTTTGGACTTACAGTAGTTAAATCGGGTGATAAGAGAAGTAAAGTTGGTGAACACTTTAAGACTATAGGAGATGGGCTTACAACTACTAAGAATAAGTTGAAAGAGCTATCAAATAAAATATCTGAAACAAAAAATGCTAATAGCAGCACAATTGAAGCTATTAAGAATGCAATTAAAGGTGCAAATGATGTCTTTGAACAACTAATTGCTGTTCTAACTACACTTGCTGATACTGCTAAAGAGGCTGGTAATACTGATATTGGTGATGCAACTACTGATAATAATGCTGCAGGTGCTGATGAAGCTAGTGTAAAGGCTATAATTGAAAGTGTAAAGACAATTATTGATCTAGCAGATAAATCTGGCATAGAAATCAAGCCTGGCAATTTTGGTGAACCGGTGGCTAATGGAGATGGACCTAAAGCTCTAATTCATAACGCTCAAGCTGGTGCAGGTGATGCTGCAAAGCTAGCAGGCGAAGTATCAAAAGCCGACCCATGGGCTATGGTTGATAAGATTAAGAATGCCAAGGCTACTGCACCTGCTGCACCTGCTGCTAATTCTGAAGCCGGAGTACTAGCTACTGCTACTAATGGCAATAATGCTGCCGGCAGTGCAGCTACTAATGCAGACTTAGCAGCTGCTGTTGCTCTTAAAGCCATGACTAAAGGTGGTAAATTTACTCAACCTGCTGCTAATGAAGATGGAGCAATTAAAGCTGCTGCTGTAACTGCTGTAAATAAGGTACTGGGAATACTTGACTTAATAATTAGGAAAACAGTATCAATCAATCTAGATAAGATAAGAGAAGCTGTTAAGGGAATACAGTACTCTGAAACTACTACTGAATCAACTGAAGCTAGTACTACTACTCAACCGGCTGCTGCTAAATAAATTATCTAATTAAATAATCTACTAAATAAAGTCATTTTAGGAAAACTTTTCTTTTTATAAGAATTGTTTTCCTTTTTTGCATTTTAGTAGATTAAATATTTGTACTAAAGATAAGTAAACAAGCTCTAGCTAAATCTCTTTAACTAGGGGTATTTTATTATTATAAGATTAGTTTTGTTTGGTATGTAATTAATTTTATTTTATTAAAATAATTTTAAATAGATTTTAATTATTACAGAGTCAAATAATTGAGGTTTTATGTAAATTTATTTTTGAAATTTAAATTAAATGGTGTATATTAGATTAAATAATTATTATATTTCAATATCGAGATTCAATAATTAAATAATCTAATATCCCAGGAGTGAGATATGAAGAGAAGTATTTTATCAGTATGTATATTAACATTATTATGTTTGTTATCATGTGATATAAATGTCCTTAATGATTTATTAAATGAAGTAAGGGGCAAATTTTTAGATGAAAGCAAAGATAATAAAGATTTAAACCATAAACAAGAAAATCAGGAACAAAAAGAAGTTGTTATAGATGATTTAGAAGAAGAAGTAGTAGAAATACAACAAGATATGGGAGTAAAACCTGTTAATGCGGGATTTGAGGTGTCTGAGCAAGTTCAACCATACTATGTTAAAGAAGAAGTAATAAAAATAGAAGAAAAAGATTTAGTTCCAAGTACTGATGAAGAGAGCAAAGCACAAGAAGAAATTGAAAATGTAAAAAGAGTGCTTGGAGATTCTGAATTCCATCAATTAATTGAGGAGGCACGTAAGCTTCAAACAGAGTCTAAACAATTAGAATCCG
The sequence above is a segment of the Borrelia parkeri genome. Coding sequences within it:
- a CDS encoding variable large family protein — protein: MMKRITFCALLMTLFLLLSCGSGQLQAEKLAAESKNTFFDSLVKIGHGFYEIFGIFGNAIGDTFGLTVVKSGDKRSKVGEHFKTIGDGLTTTKNKLKELSNKISETKNANSSTIEAIKNAIKGANDVFEQLIAVLTTLADTAKEAGNTDIGDATTDNNAAGADEASVKAIIESVKTIIDLADKSGIEIKPGNFGEPVANGDGPKALIHNAQAGAGDAAKLAGEVSKADPWAMVDKIKNAKATAPAAPAANSEAGVLATATNGNNAAGSAATNADLAAAVALKAMTKGGKFTQPAANEDGAIKAAAVTAVNKVLGILDLIIRKTVSINLDKIREAVKGIQYSETTTESTEASTTTQPAAAK
- the bdr gene encoding Bdr family repetitive protein, which gives rise to MGLAQPVITQQMVINELTKAGIKRDIAVDLSYRYYRNELTYKDIEFLKENFDIKLEKVEALLQAEIKSVESSLQAEIKSVKTELDNKIDTKFNELDTKIDAKFNELDNKIDTVRNELKSDISSVSNEIFLVRKDMEINRVELDNKLDKATSEFKSTSRLHNWMFGTLITLNIGIFLTLMSIVYSLLSK
- a CDS encoding P12 family lipoprotein gives rise to the protein MKRSILSVCILTLLCLLSCDINVLNDLLNEVRGKFLDESKDNKDLNHKQENQEQKEVVIDDLEEEVVEIQQDMGVKPVNAGFEVSEQVQPYYVKEEVIKIEEKDLVPSTDEESKAQEEIENVKRVLGDSEFHQLIEEARKLQTESKQLESDFYRIFSEFQTKLQEQRSISKSNSQTYRTKRQELIKLQNRFNEKRNQIDMFITQIDAGLNERSSAKSFFEQSQETLKEAITERLRKKKRRSYLSRKVDNDLVARQAQREAENALKQLESSSIKLIEAMGEKKNIEALIEEAKSYLSNFAR